A genome region from Fibrobacter sp. UWB11 includes the following:
- a CDS encoding protein kinase — translation MFWNNLAEMMDRVARNLALRPNYTMAEYQRWFDHNPDFKHNGNAERIELIEPLSLEGTNQLYRAKLWIQHPRDEKRYDEKEIVVKICKYWASPGKNRLHRLNMLLSAFQDEIRINNLIRATNIEGVVQTFGGGIAGRHPYLKLEFIKGCSLDRVIKPKLTEEEVVKRVAQIAYLANTISQLHYYQIVHKDIKPKNLLLCQNPAHKNNHKILLCDFGYAQAKMRETVTEGGGLFSPSYSAPELAQSSENISYAVDYFSFGAVMHEYLTGVKLYPKAKDIYTEEGRLITKRYMEYIENGRENVFNDPRFPEIHDWIDALTTFDASERMKKSPNLFALAHKLREEVNTLGYRDVNTDFLWNQLNEYGKRTF, via the coding sequence ATGTTCTGGAACAATTTGGCAGAAATGATGGACAGGGTGGCACGCAATTTAGCGTTACGCCCAAACTACACCATGGCAGAATACCAGCGGTGGTTTGACCATAACCCGGACTTTAAGCACAACGGCAACGCCGAGCGAATCGAGCTCATCGAACCGCTTTCACTCGAAGGCACGAACCAGCTATACCGCGCCAAACTTTGGATCCAGCACCCGCGCGACGAAAAACGCTATGACGAAAAAGAAATCGTCGTAAAGATTTGCAAATACTGGGCATCTCCCGGTAAGAACCGCCTGCACCGCCTGAACATGCTCTTGAGCGCATTTCAGGACGAAATCCGCATCAACAACCTTATCCGCGCTACAAATATCGAAGGCGTAGTACAAACTTTTGGCGGAGGCATCGCAGGCCGCCACCCATACCTCAAGCTGGAATTTATCAAGGGATGCTCCCTCGACAGGGTCATCAAGCCCAAGCTCACCGAAGAAGAAGTCGTAAAGCGAGTAGCTCAAATAGCCTACCTCGCCAATACTATCAGCCAGCTCCATTACTATCAAATTGTGCATAAGGACATCAAGCCCAAGAACTTGCTCCTTTGCCAAAACCCCGCGCACAAGAACAACCACAAGATTTTACTTTGCGACTTCGGCTACGCCCAAGCTAAAATGCGTGAAACAGTCACCGAAGGCGGTGGACTGTTCTCGCCAAGCTACAGCGCCCCGGAACTTGCACAATCCAGCGAAAACATTTCCTACGCGGTCGACTACTTTAGCTTTGGTGCCGTCATGCACGAATACCTAACCGGGGTAAAACTCTATCCCAAGGCCAAGGACATTTACACCGAAGAAGGCCGCCTGATCACCAAGCGCTACATGGAATATATCGAGAACGGCCGCGAAAACGTATTCAACGACCCCCGTTTCCCGGAAATCCATGATTGGATTGACGCGCTCACCACTTTCGATGCCAGCGAACGCATGAAAAAGAGCCCCAACTTGTTCGCCCTCGCCCATAAGCTCCGCGAAGAGGTGAACACCCTCGGCTACCGCGACGTGAACACCGATTTCTTGTGGAATCAGCTGAACGAATACGGCAAACGTACATTTTAA
- a CDS encoding LOG family protein, whose product MAPKKVHPIPGQMAYHNAEFLESDAARPIRFLSEFFQPAQIFDQEDIKNSIVFFGSARTLPPDEIKKRRKGCKDKKELARLDRLSKVADSYNAARELAAKLGKWINKRHHGYAIMTGGGPGIMEAGNRGASDVGTPSVGLNIKLPFEQHCNPYIDDELNLQFRYFFIRKYWFLRMARALVIFPGGFGTLDEAFEMLTLIQTDKYAQQMPVVIFDSNFWKKALNWEFFAETGMINPEDLKLFKFCDTVDEAYDFITSRLEEQSEGQVTFARTHAEEDSKNKK is encoded by the coding sequence ATGGCACCGAAAAAAGTCCACCCGATTCCGGGTCAAATGGCATACCACAATGCCGAATTTTTGGAAAGCGATGCAGCACGCCCCATTCGATTCCTTTCTGAATTTTTCCAACCTGCACAGATTTTTGATCAAGAAGACATAAAGAATTCTATCGTATTCTTTGGTTCGGCACGTACTCTCCCGCCCGACGAGATCAAAAAACGCCGTAAAGGTTGCAAAGACAAAAAGGAACTTGCCCGCTTAGACCGACTCTCCAAAGTGGCAGATTCCTACAACGCGGCTCGTGAACTTGCCGCCAAGCTCGGCAAGTGGATCAACAAGCGTCACCACGGCTACGCCATCATGACTGGCGGCGGTCCGGGCATCATGGAAGCAGGCAACCGCGGCGCCTCGGACGTGGGAACGCCTTCGGTTGGCTTGAACATCAAGTTACCGTTCGAACAACATTGCAACCCTTACATCGACGATGAACTGAACCTCCAGTTCCGCTATTTCTTTATTCGTAAATACTGGTTCTTGCGCATGGCCCGTGCGTTGGTGATTTTCCCAGGCGGATTCGGCACACTCGACGAAGCCTTCGAAATGCTCACGCTTATCCAGACCGATAAGTACGCACAGCAAATGCCAGTCGTCATCTTCGATTCCAATTTCTGGAAGAAAGCCCTCAACTGGGAATTCTTTGCAGAAACGGGCATGATCAACCCCGAAGACCTCAAGCTCTTCAAGTTCTGCGACACGGTCGACGAAGCCTACGACTTCATCACGTCCAGACTCGAAGAACAGAGCGAAGGGCAGGTCACATTCGCCCGCACTCACGCCGAAGAAGACTCGAAAAACAAGAAGTAA
- a CDS encoding glycoside hydrolase family 9 protein, translating into MRIYKLSPIFLAAVLLSAGVASADTKFFYNQVGYDVGQSITVIVKSDNLADGAEFSVMSNGAAVKTGKLSAGSNPDNWLNNGKFYVADLTALGLTAGKYTLQVSENGQPQNSGEFTIEENALAKNTLATVLDYFYNDRANNPTVEGWDKSLPVYKSDKKLDVHGGWYDASGDVSKYLSHLSYANYLNPQQIPLTVWSLAFASERIPKLLSSTSTKAKTADEAAYGADFLVRMLDEQGFFYMTVFDNWGSPYSSRELCAFSGSDGKKSTDYQTAFREGGGMAIAALATAARLGLKGDFTSEQYLAAAEKAFAHLSEKQSIGGNCAYCDDGKENIIDDYTALLAATELFAANPKREYIEAARKRANHLAARVSDDGYFWSDDAKTRPFWHASDAGLPLIALLRFSEVESSIKGGEFDAWMCLDCIGCGCVNSNLDGAFDAIKSHYEWLVKITNKVDNPFGYARQTYKTQDKIKDGFFIPHDNESGYWWQGEDARIASLSTAILYAKQVLDDKNLYKDASKYATDQMDWILGKNPYGTCMMYGKGIKNPEKYDGQSEYDATLEGGIANGITGKNQDGSGIAWTDDGVAAVGFDSMKESWQVWRWDEQWLPHSTWFLMALVERYDEVTKSVKFTVGLPKSIAAAKIGVSLVDKTLSMNLSKAAVGSSVKILDVRGNVQMQKVVQSRNETMNVSTLKSGVYLVQIGSMPAKKFIVK; encoded by the coding sequence ATGCGTATATATAAGCTTTCTCCGATTTTCTTGGCCGCGGTTCTTTTGAGCGCGGGCGTAGCCTCTGCTGACACGAAATTTTTCTACAACCAGGTAGGTTACGATGTCGGTCAGTCGATAACCGTTATTGTCAAGAGCGATAACCTTGCGGACGGCGCTGAATTTAGCGTGATGTCGAATGGCGCAGCCGTCAAGACGGGCAAACTTTCGGCAGGTTCAAATCCGGACAACTGGCTGAACAATGGCAAGTTTTACGTGGCGGACTTGACTGCCCTTGGCCTCACGGCGGGCAAGTACACCTTGCAGGTTTCCGAGAATGGCCAACCGCAAAATTCCGGCGAGTTTACGATTGAGGAAAATGCACTTGCAAAAAATACGCTTGCGACGGTTCTTGACTACTTCTACAATGACCGCGCGAACAATCCGACTGTCGAAGGTTGGGATAAGAGTTTGCCTGTGTACAAGTCCGATAAAAAGCTCGATGTGCATGGCGGCTGGTACGATGCTAGTGGCGATGTCAGCAAATACTTGAGCCATCTTTCTTATGCAAATTATTTGAATCCGCAACAGATTCCTTTGACCGTTTGGTCGCTTGCTTTTGCTTCGGAGCGCATTCCGAAATTGCTTTCTTCGACTTCAACCAAGGCGAAAACGGCGGACGAAGCCGCTTACGGTGCGGACTTCTTGGTGCGCATGCTCGACGAACAGGGCTTTTTCTACATGACCGTATTCGATAACTGGGGCAGTCCGTATTCGAGTCGCGAACTTTGTGCGTTCTCGGGTTCCGATGGAAAAAAATCGACGGATTACCAGACGGCCTTCCGCGAAGGTGGTGGCATGGCAATCGCAGCTTTGGCTACTGCCGCAAGACTCGGCCTTAAGGGTGACTTTACGAGCGAACAGTACCTCGCTGCGGCTGAAAAAGCTTTTGCACATTTGTCTGAAAAACAGAGCATTGGCGGCAATTGCGCTTATTGCGATGATGGCAAGGAAAATATTATTGACGACTACACGGCGCTTTTGGCGGCCACAGAACTTTTTGCAGCAAATCCAAAGCGCGAGTATATTGAAGCTGCTCGTAAACGTGCAAATCACCTGGCGGCTCGCGTTAGTGACGATGGCTATTTCTGGAGCGACGATGCTAAAACGCGTCCGTTCTGGCATGCGAGCGATGCTGGGCTTCCGCTAATTGCGCTTCTTCGTTTTTCCGAAGTTGAAAGCTCTATCAAGGGTGGTGAATTTGATGCGTGGATGTGTCTCGATTGCATTGGTTGCGGTTGCGTAAATTCGAATTTAGATGGAGCTTTCGATGCCATAAAATCTCACTACGAATGGCTTGTTAAAATTACGAATAAGGTTGATAATCCGTTCGGTTATGCCCGCCAAACTTACAAGACTCAGGATAAAATAAAAGATGGTTTCTTTATTCCGCACGATAACGAAAGTGGTTATTGGTGGCAGGGCGAAGACGCTCGCATTGCAAGCCTTTCGACTGCAATTTTGTATGCAAAGCAGGTTTTAGACGATAAAAACTTATATAAGGATGCGTCGAAATATGCTACGGATCAGATGGACTGGATCTTGGGCAAGAATCCGTATGGCACTTGCATGATGTATGGCAAGGGAATCAAGAATCCTGAAAAATACGATGGCCAGTCTGAATATGATGCAACGCTTGAAGGCGGTATTGCAAACGGCATTACCGGCAAGAATCAGGATGGTTCAGGCATTGCTTGGACGGATGATGGTGTTGCTGCAGTGGGCTTTGATTCCATGAAGGAATCTTGGCAGGTGTGGCGCTGGGATGAACAGTGGCTTCCGCATAGCACATGGTTCTTGATGGCGCTTGTGGAACGCTATGACGAGGTGACGAAATCCGTGAAATTTACTGTCGGGCTCCCGAAGAGTATCGCCGCTGCTAAGATTGGCGTGTCGCTTGTGGACAAAACGCTTTCGATGAACTTGTCGAAAGCGGCTGTCGGTAGTTCTGTCAAGATTTTGGATGTTCGCGGCAATGTGCAGATGCAAAAAGTTGTGCAATCCCGAAACGAGACGATGAATGTAAGCACGCTCAAAAGCGGTGTTTACCTTGTACAAATCGGCAGCATGCCCGCCAAGAAATTTATCGTGAAATAA